From one Conexibacter woesei Iso977N genomic stretch:
- the typA gene encoding translational GTPase TypA: MPTTAPRANNTATRDDLRNVAIIAHVDHGKTTLVDAMLRQSGAFREGAALTDRVMDSMDQERERGITILAKNTAVQYGETKLNIIDTPGHADFGGEVERGLTMVDGVLLLVDASEGPLPQTRFVLRKALEGRLPVVLVVNKIDRPDARIDEVVHEVEELFLDLDADEDQLEFPIVFTNARAGTASMDQTTPGENLRPLLDLLVETVPPPSYDPEHPAQALVTNLDADPYLGRLGICRVRQGTIRKGDIGWCRADETEGAMVTRAKITELFVTDGLHRVPVEEAGPGEICAVAGIPEVTIGETLADAADPRPLPVLHVDDPSIGVTIATSTSPFAGRDGNKLTARQIQARLDQELIGNVSIRVEPTERPDAWEVQGRGELQLAVLVETMRREGFELLVGQPRVVTREIDGVIHEPMERMTIDVPEDFVGVVTQMLALRKGRMEQMSNHGTGWVRMDYRVPARGLIGFRTEFLTETRGTGIAHSVSDGIEPWHGELRTRPTGALVSDRQGAVTSYSCFQMQDRGSLFVSPGDQVYAGMVIGENARADDLDVNIVREKHLTNVRSATADELERLVPARNLSLDQAMEWLREDECVEVTPKAVRIRKWSLDPNERAKAARRARAGAAPK, from the coding sequence ATGCCCACTACTGCGCCGCGCGCCAACAACACCGCCACACGCGACGACCTCCGCAACGTCGCGATCATCGCCCACGTCGACCACGGCAAGACCACGCTGGTCGACGCCATGCTGCGCCAGTCCGGCGCGTTCCGCGAGGGGGCGGCGCTGACCGACCGCGTCATGGACTCGATGGACCAGGAGCGCGAGCGCGGGATCACGATCCTCGCCAAGAACACCGCGGTCCAGTACGGCGAGACCAAGCTGAACATCATCGACACGCCGGGCCACGCCGACTTCGGCGGCGAGGTCGAGCGCGGGCTGACGATGGTCGACGGCGTGCTCCTGCTCGTCGACGCCTCGGAGGGCCCGCTGCCGCAGACGCGCTTCGTGCTGCGCAAGGCGCTGGAGGGCAGGCTGCCGGTGGTCCTGGTCGTCAACAAGATCGACCGCCCGGACGCGCGGATCGACGAGGTCGTCCACGAGGTCGAGGAGCTGTTCCTGGACCTCGACGCCGACGAGGACCAGCTCGAGTTCCCGATCGTCTTCACCAACGCCCGCGCGGGCACGGCGTCGATGGACCAGACGACGCCGGGCGAGAACCTCAGGCCGCTGCTGGACCTGCTCGTCGAGACGGTCCCGCCGCCGTCCTACGACCCCGAGCACCCGGCCCAGGCGCTCGTCACCAACCTCGACGCCGATCCCTACCTCGGCCGCCTCGGCATCTGCCGCGTGCGCCAGGGCACGATCCGCAAGGGCGACATCGGCTGGTGCCGCGCCGACGAGACCGAGGGCGCGATGGTCACGCGCGCCAAGATCACGGAGCTGTTCGTCACCGACGGCCTGCACCGCGTCCCGGTCGAGGAGGCGGGCCCGGGCGAGATCTGCGCCGTCGCCGGCATCCCGGAGGTCACGATCGGCGAGACCCTCGCCGACGCCGCCGACCCGCGGCCGCTGCCGGTCCTGCACGTCGACGATCCCTCGATCGGCGTCACGATCGCCACCTCGACCTCCCCGTTCGCGGGCAGGGACGGCAACAAGCTGACCGCGCGCCAGATCCAGGCGCGCCTCGACCAGGAGCTGATCGGCAACGTGTCGATCCGCGTCGAGCCGACCGAGCGCCCGGACGCGTGGGAGGTCCAGGGCCGCGGCGAGCTGCAGCTGGCGGTGCTCGTCGAGACGATGCGCCGCGAGGGCTTCGAGCTGCTCGTCGGCCAGCCGCGCGTCGTCACGCGCGAGATCGACGGCGTCATCCACGAGCCGATGGAGCGCATGACGATCGACGTGCCCGAGGACTTCGTCGGCGTCGTCACGCAGATGCTCGCGCTGCGCAAGGGCCGCATGGAGCAGATGAGCAACCACGGCACCGGCTGGGTCCGGATGGACTACCGCGTCCCGGCCCGCGGCCTGATCGGCTTCCGGACCGAGTTCCTGACCGAGACGCGCGGCACCGGCATCGCGCACAGCGTCAGCGACGGCATCGAGCCGTGGCACGGCGAGCTGCGCACCCGGCCGACCGGCGCGCTCGTGTCCGACCGCCAGGGCGCCGTGACGTCGTACTCCTGCTTCCAGATGCAGGACCGCGGGTCGCTCTTCGTCTCGCCCGGCGACCAGGTCTACGCCGGCATGGTCATCGGCGAGAACGCCCGGGCCGACGACCTCGACGTCAACATCGTCCGCGAGAAGCACCTGACCAACGTGCGCTCGGCCACCGCCGACGAGCTGGAGCGGCTGGTCCCGGCGCGCAACCTGTCGCTGGACCAGGCGATGGAGTGGCTGCGCGAGGACGAGTGCGTCGAGGTGACGCCGAAGGCGGTCCGGATCCGCAAGTGGTCGCTGGACCCGAACGAGCGCGCGAAGGCGGCGAGGCGGGCGAGGGCCGGCGCGGCGCCGAAGTAG
- a CDS encoding FAD-binding oxidoreductase, with product MTTLPTQSTLDTGALTELRESLRGPVFTPGDAGYDDAREVWNAMFADQRPAVVVQCAGVADVIRAVSFARSEGLEIAVRGGGHSIPGFSSSDGGIVIDVGPMKGARVDAQRRTVTAQGGMQWHELDHETQAFGLATTGGYVSTTGIGGLTLGGGIGHLARNLGLACDRLIGADVVTADGRVVRAGLGSDEESELLWALKGGGGNFGIVTSMDFQLAPVGPVVYGGAAFFPPTQLREILETVRGLMDAGMPDELTILVNATTAPPAPFLPEEMHGHPGIAVVACWSGPVEEGEAMVAPIRALGPAVDLLGEIPYEALQQLLDPLLDKGHRNYMKAGYLDALSDGAIDRIVEGHADRPAPACELHIHTMGGAAARVPADASAFPHRSAPYVINMMSRWESADQDDACLQWGRDVYATLEEHTTGGAYINYLGSEGQDRVRAAYGDESYERLAAIKAKYDPDNVFHRNQNITPA from the coding sequence ATGACCACCCTCCCCACCCAGTCCACCCTCGACACCGGCGCGCTGACCGAGCTGCGCGAGTCCCTCCGCGGTCCGGTCTTCACGCCCGGCGACGCCGGCTACGACGACGCCCGCGAGGTCTGGAACGCGATGTTCGCCGACCAGCGGCCGGCGGTCGTCGTCCAGTGCGCGGGCGTCGCGGACGTGATCCGGGCCGTGTCGTTCGCGCGCAGCGAGGGCCTGGAGATCGCCGTGCGCGGCGGCGGCCACAGCATCCCGGGCTTCTCCTCCTCCGACGGCGGGATCGTCATCGACGTCGGCCCGATGAAGGGCGCGCGCGTCGACGCGCAGCGCAGGACCGTCACCGCCCAGGGCGGGATGCAGTGGCACGAGCTCGACCACGAGACGCAGGCCTTCGGCCTGGCGACGACCGGCGGCTACGTGTCGACGACCGGCATCGGCGGGCTGACGCTCGGCGGCGGGATCGGGCACCTCGCGCGCAACCTCGGGCTGGCGTGCGACCGGCTGATCGGCGCCGACGTCGTCACCGCCGACGGGCGCGTCGTACGCGCCGGGCTCGGGTCCGACGAGGAGTCCGAGCTGCTGTGGGCGCTGAAGGGCGGCGGCGGGAACTTCGGGATCGTGACGTCGATGGACTTCCAGCTCGCGCCGGTCGGGCCGGTCGTCTACGGCGGCGCCGCGTTCTTCCCGCCCACCCAGCTGCGCGAGATCCTCGAGACGGTCCGGGGGTTGATGGACGCCGGGATGCCCGACGAGCTGACGATCCTCGTCAACGCGACGACCGCGCCGCCGGCGCCGTTCCTGCCCGAGGAGATGCACGGCCACCCGGGCATCGCGGTCGTGGCGTGCTGGTCGGGGCCGGTCGAGGAGGGCGAGGCGATGGTCGCGCCGATCCGCGCGCTGGGCCCCGCCGTCGACCTGCTCGGCGAGATCCCGTACGAGGCGCTGCAGCAGCTGCTGGACCCGCTGCTGGACAAGGGGCATCGCAACTACATGAAGGCGGGCTACCTGGACGCGCTGAGCGACGGCGCGATCGACCGGATCGTCGAGGGCCACGCAGACCGCCCGGCGCCCGCGTGCGAGCTGCACATCCACACGATGGGCGGCGCCGCCGCGCGGGTCCCGGCCGACGCGAGCGCGTTCCCGCACCGGTCCGCCCCGTACGTCATCAACATGATGTCGCGCTGGGAGTCGGCCGACCAGGACGACGCGTGCCTGCAGTGGGGCCGCGACGTGTACGCGACGCTCGAGGAGCACACGACCGGCGGCGCGTACATCAACTACCTCGGCAGCGAGGGCCAGGACCGCGTGCGCGCCGCCTACGGCGACGAGTCCTACGAGCGGCTGGCCGCGATCAAGGCCAAGTACGACCCGGACAACGTGTTCCACCGCAACCAGAACATCACGCCGGCGTAG
- a CDS encoding AfsR/SARP family transcriptional regulator, producing the protein MREDTLRITLLGGFSVAIDGAPVDERAWRLRKARSLVKVAALAPGRRVHRDVVAELLWPDRDATAAANNLHQVLHAARRALDAPGALTLADDVLSLTPAAWVDVDAFEDAANAAVAAPEDDAVLNLALGLYRGELLPEDRFEPWTERRRAALAETHLDLVIRSAERLAAAGDPGAGIAALARAAADAPRHEAVRRALMRALAAAGRRQDALAEFEQLRGALREHSEGDPDPETRALYRELLGADGDAPPAPEQPVRRLGALPVQATSFVGRARELEELDHLLDRERLVTLTGPGGAGKTRLALEAAARRGEEAWLADLGALRDPALVPQQVATALRVPIPANRPALDALIAHLGRAPVTLIVLDTCEHVLHAAAELADALLAAAPAVRFLATSREPLRAPAEVAWRVPSLAEAPELFRQRAGAVAGGLTGADDELIAHVCHHLDRMPLAVELAAARCGALTLAQIADRLDVALDVLGSGPRTARNRQQTLRATIAWSHDLLTGPERILFRRLAVFRGSFALGAAELVVADGAIPERRVADLVARLVDKSLVVADAERFRCMDTIRQFADEQLDAAGERDAVARRHLAWCLELARDPASLHALEDEHGNLRAALTYALTHDPQAALALAARLWRFWLDRSWFVEGTAWLDAVLRAAPERTPLRVEALLAAAGLALRRGDPYAYLRRLEETLSIYDDLGDPLASAEAAVQHALFEAYVNSSERSATMCAEAVSVAEAHGAPQVAANAAHAGALAAWQRSDAGATRRALDDAVARLRALPPAPDEPFLDAVVFGMLPLPVGGAAPAGTVRMVWEATLFPFRRLDREQALGLALNNLAYARRAAGPEDPDALGDAAAALVEALGRLRSIGDRSGEAMTLAHLGHLARTRGDLDDARARLEEAFALRQELGEGRDARVVSLGLGLVHAAAGELDAARGVFTAAVERFEATDDLPALAGTHMDWAIAEERAGDLARACELYALASGLWAGQGLPRWAAWAALGHLATLGAEGRAETGAQDVRRRTRDTFAQIGDTRGIALLASGG; encoded by the coding sequence ATGCGAGAGGACACGCTGCGCATCACGCTGCTGGGCGGGTTCTCCGTCGCGATCGACGGAGCACCGGTGGATGAGCGCGCCTGGCGCCTGCGCAAGGCCCGCTCGCTGGTCAAGGTAGCGGCGCTCGCGCCCGGACGACGGGTCCACCGCGACGTCGTCGCCGAGCTGCTGTGGCCCGACCGCGACGCGACCGCCGCGGCCAACAACCTGCACCAGGTGCTCCACGCCGCGCGGCGCGCGCTCGACGCGCCGGGCGCGCTGACGCTCGCCGACGACGTCCTCTCCTTGACCCCCGCCGCGTGGGTCGACGTCGACGCCTTCGAAGACGCCGCCAACGCTGCCGTCGCGGCGCCGGAGGACGACGCGGTCCTCAACCTCGCGCTCGGCCTCTACCGCGGCGAGCTGCTGCCCGAGGACCGCTTCGAGCCCTGGACCGAGCGCCGCCGCGCCGCGCTGGCCGAGACCCACCTGGACCTCGTGATCCGCTCCGCCGAGCGCCTCGCCGCGGCCGGCGACCCGGGCGCCGGGATCGCCGCGCTGGCCCGCGCCGCGGCCGACGCGCCGCGCCACGAGGCGGTCCGGCGCGCGCTGATGCGCGCGCTCGCCGCCGCGGGCCGCCGCCAGGACGCGCTGGCGGAGTTCGAGCAGCTGCGCGGCGCGCTGCGCGAGCACAGCGAGGGCGATCCGGACCCCGAGACGCGCGCGCTGTACCGCGAGCTGCTCGGCGCCGACGGCGACGCGCCGCCCGCGCCGGAGCAACCCGTGCGGCGCCTCGGCGCGTTGCCGGTCCAGGCGACGAGCTTCGTCGGCCGCGCACGCGAGTTGGAGGAGCTGGACCACCTGTTGGACCGCGAGCGCCTCGTCACCCTCACCGGCCCCGGCGGCGCCGGCAAGACCCGCCTCGCGTTGGAAGCCGCCGCGCGCCGCGGCGAGGAGGCCTGGCTCGCCGACCTCGGCGCGTTGCGCGACCCCGCGCTCGTCCCGCAGCAGGTCGCGACCGCGCTGCGCGTCCCGATCCCCGCCAACCGGCCCGCGCTCGACGCGCTGATCGCCCACCTCGGCCGCGCGCCCGTGACGCTGATCGTCCTCGACACCTGCGAGCACGTCCTGCACGCCGCCGCCGAGCTGGCCGACGCGCTGCTGGCCGCCGCGCCCGCCGTGCGCTTCCTGGCCACCAGCCGGGAGCCGCTGCGCGCGCCCGCCGAGGTCGCGTGGCGCGTGCCCTCGCTGGCCGAGGCGCCGGAGCTGTTCCGCCAGCGGGCCGGCGCCGTGGCGGGCGGCCTGACCGGCGCCGACGACGAGCTGATCGCCCACGTCTGCCACCACCTGGACCGGATGCCGCTCGCCGTCGAGCTGGCCGCCGCGCGCTGCGGCGCGCTCACGCTCGCCCAGATCGCCGACCGCCTCGACGTCGCGCTCGACGTCCTCGGGTCCGGGCCGCGCACGGCGCGCAACCGCCAGCAGACGCTGCGCGCCACGATCGCGTGGAGCCACGACCTGCTGACCGGCCCGGAGCGGATCCTGTTCCGGCGCCTGGCGGTCTTCCGCGGCAGCTTCGCGCTCGGCGCGGCCGAGCTGGTCGTCGCCGACGGCGCGATCCCGGAGCGCAGGGTCGCGGACCTCGTCGCGCGGCTGGTCGACAAGTCGCTGGTCGTCGCCGACGCCGAGCGCTTCCGCTGCATGGACACGATCCGCCAGTTCGCCGACGAGCAGCTCGACGCGGCGGGCGAGCGCGACGCGGTCGCCCGCCGCCACCTCGCGTGGTGCCTGGAGCTGGCGCGCGACCCCGCGTCGCTGCACGCGCTGGAGGACGAGCACGGCAACCTGCGCGCGGCGTTGACCTATGCCTTGACGCACGACCCGCAGGCCGCGCTGGCGCTGGCCGCGCGGCTGTGGCGGTTCTGGCTGGACCGCTCGTGGTTCGTCGAGGGCACCGCGTGGCTGGACGCGGTCCTGCGCGCGGCGCCCGAGCGCACGCCGCTGCGCGTCGAGGCGCTGCTGGCCGCCGCGGGGCTGGCGCTGCGCCGGGGCGACCCGTACGCCTACCTGCGGCGGCTCGAGGAGACGCTGAGCATCTACGACGACCTCGGCGATCCGCTGGCGAGCGCCGAGGCGGCGGTGCAGCACGCGCTGTTCGAGGCCTACGTCAACAGCTCCGAGCGCTCGGCGACCATGTGCGCTGAGGCCGTCTCCGTGGCCGAGGCGCACGGCGCGCCGCAGGTCGCGGCCAACGCCGCGCACGCGGGCGCGCTGGCGGCCTGGCAGCGCAGCGACGCCGGGGCCACGCGCCGCGCGCTGGACGACGCGGTCGCGCGCCTGCGCGCGCTGCCGCCCGCGCCCGACGAGCCGTTCCTGGACGCCGTCGTCTTCGGGATGCTCCCGCTGCCGGTCGGCGGCGCGGCGCCCGCCGGGACGGTCCGGATGGTCTGGGAGGCGACGCTGTTCCCGTTCCGGCGCCTGGACCGCGAGCAGGCGCTCGGGCTCGCGCTCAACAACCTCGCCTACGCGCGCCGCGCAGCCGGCCCGGAGGACCCGGACGCGCTGGGCGACGCGGCCGCCGCACTGGTCGAGGCGCTCGGGCGCTTGCGGTCGATCGGCGACCGCAGCGGCGAGGCGATGACGCTCGCCCACCTCGGCCACCTCGCACGCACGCGCGGCGACCTAGATGACGCGCGTGCGCGGCTGGAGGAGGCGTTCGCGCTGCGCCAGGAGCTGGGCGAGGGCCGCGACGCGCGCGTCGTCTCGCTCGGGCTCGGGCTCGTGCACGCCGCGGCGGGCGAGCTGGACGCCGCGCGCGGCGTGTTCACCGCCGCGGTCGAGCGCTTCGAGGCGACCGACGACCTGCCCGCGCTGGCCGGGACGCACATGGACTGGGCGATCGCCGAGGAGCGGGCGGGCGATCTCGCGCGCGCGTGCGAGCTGTACGCGCTGGCGTCCGGGCTCTGGGCCGGGCAGGGGCTGCCGCGCTGGGCGGCGTGGGCGGCGCTCGGCCACCTCGCGACCCTCGGCGCTGAGGGGCGCGCGGAGACCGGCGCCCAGGACGTCCGGCGCCGCACGCGCGACACGTTCGCCCAGATCGGCGACACGCGCGGGATCGCGCTGCTCGCGTCCGGCGGTTAA
- a CDS encoding Rieske (2Fe-2S) protein: MPEIIDICPVTELPPGAMRVIEWDDLEIAVVNCAGTYFAIEDRCSHDDGPLAEGVLDEAACTLECPRHGSLFDLRTGAPKTLPAYEPIETFPVRIDGDLIKLEVE, encoded by the coding sequence TTGCCTGAGATCATCGACATCTGCCCCGTCACCGAGCTCCCTCCGGGCGCCATGCGCGTCATCGAGTGGGACGACCTCGAGATCGCCGTCGTCAACTGCGCCGGCACGTATTTCGCGATCGAGGACCGCTGCTCGCACGACGACGGTCCGCTGGCCGAGGGCGTGCTGGACGAGGCCGCGTGCACGCTGGAGTGCCCGCGCCACGGCTCCCTGTTCGACCTGCGTACCGGTGCCCCGAAGACCCTTCCTGCCTACGAGCCCATCGAGACCTTCCCGGTGCGGATCGACGGCGACCTGATCAAGTTGGAGGTCGAGTAG
- the sufB gene encoding Fe-S cluster assembly protein SufB translates to MAATPTSPETGKVLTAEEAALRTLGSDYTERYGFHEEDNYLYKAPKGINREVVETISRMKNEPEWMLEFRLKALQYFLDRPQPTWGSPMLAEVDYDDIHYFVRSTERPSRSWDDVPDDVKRTFDRLGIPEAERKFLSGVGAQYESEVVYHQVREDLEEQGVIFMDMDSGLREHEDLVREHFAKIIPPNDNKLAALNSAVWSGGSFVYVPPGVHVEMPLQAYFRINTENMGQFERTLIIADEGSYVHYVEGCTAPTWSSDSLHSAVVELIAKPGARIRYTTVQNWSNNVYNLVTKRAIAERDATVEWVDCNLGSKLTMKYPAVYLMGERAHGEVLSIAFAGEGQHQDAGAKIVHAAPNTTSNIFAKSISKDGGRSSYRGLLEVAKGAHGSRSKVVCDALLLDERSRSDTYPTIRIGEDDVDVGHEATVSKVGDEQLFYLMSHGLDEEEAGKLIVNGFIEPIVKELPMEYAIEMNRLIELQMEGSIG, encoded by the coding sequence ATGGCTGCCACGCCCACGTCACCTGAGACCGGCAAGGTCCTGACCGCCGAAGAGGCCGCCCTGCGGACCCTTGGCTCCGATTACACGGAGCGCTACGGGTTCCACGAGGAGGACAACTACCTCTACAAGGCGCCCAAGGGCATCAACCGCGAGGTCGTCGAGACGATCTCCCGGATGAAGAACGAGCCCGAGTGGATGCTCGAGTTCCGGCTCAAGGCCCTGCAGTACTTCCTCGACCGCCCGCAGCCGACGTGGGGCTCGCCCATGCTCGCCGAGGTCGACTACGACGACATCCACTACTTCGTCCGCTCGACCGAGCGCCCGTCGCGTTCCTGGGACGACGTCCCGGACGACGTCAAGCGCACGTTCGACCGGCTCGGCATCCCGGAGGCGGAGCGCAAGTTCCTCTCGGGCGTCGGCGCGCAGTACGAGTCCGAGGTCGTCTACCACCAGGTCCGCGAGGACCTGGAGGAGCAGGGCGTCATCTTCATGGACATGGACTCGGGCCTGCGTGAGCACGAGGACCTGGTCCGCGAGCACTTCGCGAAGATCATCCCGCCGAACGACAACAAGCTCGCCGCGCTGAACAGCGCCGTGTGGTCGGGCGGGTCGTTCGTCTACGTGCCGCCGGGCGTGCACGTCGAGATGCCGCTGCAGGCCTACTTCCGGATCAACACCGAGAACATGGGCCAGTTCGAGCGGACGCTGATCATCGCCGACGAGGGCTCCTACGTGCACTACGTCGAGGGCTGCACGGCGCCGACGTGGTCGTCGGACTCGCTGCACTCCGCGGTGGTCGAGCTGATCGCCAAGCCGGGCGCGCGGATCCGCTACACGACCGTCCAGAACTGGTCGAACAACGTGTACAACCTGGTCACCAAGCGCGCGATCGCCGAGCGTGACGCGACCGTCGAGTGGGTCGACTGCAACCTCGGGTCGAAGCTGACCATGAAGTACCCGGCGGTCTACCTGATGGGCGAGCGCGCCCACGGCGAGGTGCTGTCGATCGCCTTCGCGGGCGAGGGCCAGCACCAGGACGCGGGCGCGAAGATCGTGCACGCGGCGCCGAACACGACGTCGAACATCTTCGCCAAGTCGATCTCCAAGGACGGCGGACGCTCGTCGTACCGCGGTCTGCTCGAGGTCGCCAAGGGCGCGCACGGTTCGAGGTCGAAGGTCGTCTGCGACGCGCTGCTGCTGGACGAGAGGTCCCGGAGCGACACGTACCCGACGATCCGGATCGGCGAGGACGACGTCGATGTCGGGCACGAGGCCACGGTCTCGAAGGTCGGCGACGAGCAGCTGTTCTACCTGATGTCGCACGGCCTGGATGAGGAAGAGGCCGGCAAGCTGATCGTCAACGGCTTCATCGAGCCGATCGTGAAGGAGCTCCCGATGGAGTACGCGATCGAGATGAACCGGCTGATCGAGCTGCAGATGGAGGGTTCCATTGGCTAG
- the sufD gene encoding Fe-S cluster assembly protein SufD, producing the protein MPQVSVELPQHKGVAGWEFTPIDKLDLAKFPVAPAAAGSTAGLFSPEDAIVASEGDASSGVIVAPLRVALEKHAEVVGRHFGTVARPGYFAKANADAWTDGTLVYVPRNVKVDAPVLITTVQDQPGTTLHHRTLIVLEEGAQVEVWDQVSSSHDEEAVVNGVVEIVVGDNANLTYVAAQSLNEKTWLFGAQRAVVARDAELDWTTLGFGGGNGKVFLETTLDGQGSTAKVTGAYATRGRQHVDYDTLQEHAAPDTVSDLAFRGLISGRSSTVWRGMIKVDEGAQRTDAFQEARNLLLGKKAHADAIPGLEILADDVRCTHAAAIAQIDPEQIFYLRSRGLSETAASRLVVEGFLSAIVERYHEGALRTAIAGALEARLAAVLG; encoded by the coding sequence GTGCCGCAGGTCTCCGTCGAGCTGCCCCAGCACAAGGGCGTGGCCGGCTGGGAGTTCACGCCGATCGACAAGCTGGACCTGGCGAAGTTCCCGGTCGCCCCGGCCGCTGCCGGCTCGACCGCGGGGCTGTTCTCGCCGGAGGACGCGATCGTGGCGTCCGAGGGCGATGCGTCCTCGGGTGTGATCGTGGCGCCGCTGCGCGTGGCGCTGGAGAAGCACGCCGAGGTCGTCGGCCGTCACTTCGGGACGGTCGCGCGCCCGGGCTACTTCGCGAAGGCGAACGCCGACGCGTGGACCGACGGGACGCTGGTCTACGTGCCGCGCAACGTCAAGGTCGACGCGCCGGTGCTGATCACCACGGTGCAGGACCAGCCGGGGACGACGTTGCACCACCGGACGCTGATCGTGCTCGAAGAGGGCGCGCAGGTCGAGGTGTGGGACCAGGTGTCGTCGTCGCATGACGAGGAGGCGGTCGTCAACGGCGTCGTCGAGATCGTCGTGGGCGACAACGCCAACCTGACCTACGTCGCCGCCCAGTCGCTGAACGAGAAGACGTGGCTGTTCGGCGCGCAGCGCGCGGTCGTCGCGCGGGATGCGGAGCTGGACTGGACGACGCTCGGGTTCGGCGGCGGCAACGGCAAGGTGTTCCTGGAGACGACGCTGGACGGCCAGGGCTCGACGGCCAAGGTCACCGGCGCGTACGCGACGCGCGGTAGGCAGCACGTCGACTACGACACGCTGCAGGAGCACGCGGCACCCGACACGGTGAGCGATCTGGCCTTCCGCGGCCTGATCTCCGGTCGGTCCTCGACGGTGTGGCGCGGGATGATCAAGGTCGACGAAGGTGCCCAGCGCACCGACGCCTTCCAGGAGGCCCGCAACCTGCTGCTGGGCAAGAAGGCCCACGCCGACGCGATCCCCGGCCTGGAGATCCTGGCCGACGACGTCCGTTGCACCCACGCAGCGGCCATCGCCCAGATCGACCCGGAGCAGATCTTCTACCTCCGCTCCCGCGGCCTCTCCGAGACCGCCGCGTCCCGCCTGGTCGTCGAAGGCTTCCTGTCGGCCATCGTCGAGCGCTACCACGAAGGCGCCCTCCGCACCGCCATCGCCGGCGCACTGGAAGCCCGCCTCGCGGCGGTCCTGGGCTAG